The proteins below come from a single Trichocoleus desertorum ATA4-8-CV12 genomic window:
- the fahA gene encoding fumarylacetoacetase — protein sequence MSSAINATHDPNLRSWVESANQPDTDFPIQNLPLGVFRRRNSTEYPRLGVAIGDQILDLLQCHERGLLEGLPGDLQAACVDSNLNALMALGNQSASALRQRLSQLLRSPQQNESVTPDLLLPMSDAEMLLPAAIADYTDFYASVFHATNVGKLFRPDNPLLPNYKYVPIAYHGRASSIVVSGTPIKRPNGQRKPPDATVPSFGPSQMLDYEMEVGALIGVGNELGEAIAIDQAEDYLFGLCLVNDWSARDIQAWEYQPLGPFLAKNFATSISPWVVTLEALAPFRGSAFPRAEGDPEPLPYLSSERDRQQGGIDLTVEVLLCSAQMRAAGMEPIQVSRGSLQQMYWTLAQMLTHHASNGCNLRPADLIASGTISGPEPGSQGCLLEITQRGAHPIELPTGEVRSFLVDGDEVILRGYCEKPGYARIGLGTCQGIVTG from the coding sequence ATGTCTTCTGCCATCAATGCCACGCATGACCCAAACTTGCGGAGTTGGGTGGAATCTGCCAACCAACCGGACACAGACTTTCCGATTCAAAACTTGCCCTTGGGTGTCTTTCGTAGGCGTAATAGCACCGAGTATCCTCGGCTAGGCGTAGCGATCGGCGATCAGATTTTAGATCTCTTACAGTGTCATGAGCGGGGATTACTAGAAGGACTCCCTGGGGACTTGCAAGCAGCATGTGTGGATTCTAATCTCAATGCTCTAATGGCTCTGGGAAATCAATCTGCATCGGCGTTACGGCAGCGCTTGAGTCAACTATTGCGATCGCCTCAGCAGAATGAATCTGTTACTCCCGATCTTCTCTTGCCGATGTCGGATGCGGAGATGCTGCTACCTGCGGCGATCGCGGACTATACAGACTTTTATGCTTCTGTTTTTCATGCCACTAATGTCGGCAAGTTGTTCCGCCCCGACAATCCCTTGCTGCCTAACTACAAATATGTGCCGATCGCTTATCATGGGCGAGCTTCTTCAATCGTAGTGAGTGGCACACCAATCAAGCGTCCCAATGGTCAGCGCAAACCACCGGATGCAACAGTACCGAGCTTTGGCCCCAGTCAAATGCTCGACTATGAGATGGAAGTTGGCGCTTTGATTGGGGTTGGTAATGAGTTGGGAGAGGCGATCGCCATTGACCAGGCTGAGGATTATCTGTTTGGACTGTGTTTAGTCAACGATTGGTCTGCCAGGGATATTCAAGCTTGGGAATACCAGCCTTTAGGCCCATTTCTTGCCAAAAACTTCGCCACTAGTATTTCTCCTTGGGTAGTGACTTTAGAAGCTCTGGCTCCTTTTCGTGGTTCTGCCTTTCCGCGAGCTGAGGGAGATCCAGAACCTCTACCTTATCTATCTTCTGAGCGCGATCGCCAGCAAGGAGGGATTGATCTCACGGTAGAAGTGCTGTTGTGCTCCGCTCAAATGCGAGCAGCAGGTATGGAACCTATACAGGTCAGCCGAGGGTCATTGCAGCAGATGTATTGGACCCTGGCGCAGATGCTCACCCACCACGCCAGTAACGGTTGTAATCTTCGTCCTGCTGACCTGATCGCTAGTGGCACCATTTCTGGACCAGAGCCAGGGTCCCAAGGATGTTTGTTAGAAATCACCCAACGCGGTGCCCACCCTATCGAACTACCGACCGGAGAAGTGCGATCGTTTCTAGTTGATGGGGATGAGGTGATTTTACGAGGCTACTGCGAAAAACCTGGCTATGCCCGGATTGGTTTGGGCACTTGCCAGGGAATCGTAACCGGATGA
- a CDS encoding DJ-1/PfpI family protein — MASKQILMLVGDYVEDYEVMVPFQALQMVGHTVHAICPHKEAGDKIRTAIHDFEGDQTYSEKPGHNFELNATFDYIDEATYDALVIPGGRAPEYIRLNSRVIEIVRHFAGHNKPIATICHGPQVLVAAGVLAGKRCAAYPTCAPDVNRAGGEYVEIAVHDAITDGNLISAPAWPAHPRWLAEFLKALGTKIEHEQEEMAAV, encoded by the coding sequence ATGGCGAGCAAGCAAATTTTGATGCTGGTCGGTGACTACGTCGAAGATTATGAAGTGATGGTGCCCTTCCAAGCGTTACAAATGGTTGGGCATACGGTTCACGCGATTTGTCCCCACAAAGAAGCAGGCGACAAAATCCGCACGGCAATTCATGACTTCGAAGGCGACCAAACTTATAGCGAGAAACCTGGGCACAATTTTGAACTCAATGCCACCTTCGACTACATTGACGAAGCCACCTACGATGCTTTGGTAATCCCTGGTGGACGCGCCCCTGAGTATATTCGCCTCAACTCACGGGTGATTGAGATCGTGCGCCATTTTGCGGGCCACAACAAACCGATCGCTACCATTTGTCATGGACCCCAAGTATTGGTAGCAGCTGGAGTTTTGGCAGGTAAGCGTTGTGCGGCTTATCCGACCTGCGCTCCTGATGTAAATCGAGCTGGAGGAGAATATGTAGAAATTGCTGTGCATGACGCAATTACAGATGGCAACTTGATTTCAGCCCCCGCTTGGCCCGCTCATCCACGCTGGCTAGCTGAGTTTCTCAAAGCCCTTGGTACCAAGATTGAGCACGAGCAGGAAGAGATGGCAGCTGTTTAA
- a CDS encoding ABC transporter substrate-binding protein, protein MNLVVRRSAVSCLITVSLLFSSGCSKEATNSSGAALEKKVVRISIGTQDQTINTVTGGSVIREEKLLEKYLPKTGKYANTEYKIEWSSYTSAPPLTNKMLANQIDIGMMADFPSTINITTFQKKGSGVKTKYIATLAYSPNGAGNAVVVPKDSPYKTLLDLKGKTISVPFGSSAHGMVLKSLQDAGLDPKKDVTLVSQSPEVGGSSLQKSQIDAHADFVPYGELFPFRGFARKILDGAQAGTPTFHGVVVRSDFAEANPEIVVAYLKAVLEANKLFREQPEVVASNIQKWSGIEKEVVYMFLGPSGIQKLDPRIQSYQLTALKNSVITLKQIGKLDASVNPDDVATWADDSYLKQAVQELGVSEAELGTIADQNVISGKDALTQEPITEPKLAAQVWVEGEDKVTNFASIKNMVTALDKLKKEGKAPSVIFVHDRANGWKLFAEKSFYVQNGDEVAAFLLEPDAQAFAEKAGAKVADFNGLQTLYAQSAQPAAIAAK, encoded by the coding sequence ATGAACTTAGTTGTTCGGAGAAGTGCGGTTTCCTGCTTGATTACAGTGTCCTTACTTTTTAGTAGTGGTTGCTCCAAGGAAGCTACTAACAGTTCGGGGGCTGCTTTAGAAAAAAAAGTGGTTCGTATTTCTATTGGGACGCAAGATCAAACCATCAATACAGTAACGGGTGGTTCGGTCATTCGCGAGGAAAAACTGCTAGAGAAATACTTACCTAAAACTGGAAAATACGCCAATACTGAGTACAAGATTGAGTGGTCTAGCTATACCTCTGCCCCACCCCTCACTAACAAAATGTTGGCGAACCAAATTGATATTGGGATGATGGCAGACTTCCCCTCTACCATCAACATCACTACATTTCAAAAGAAGGGCAGTGGAGTCAAAACTAAATATATTGCGACTCTGGCTTATAGTCCCAATGGAGCAGGTAATGCAGTCGTCGTTCCTAAAGACAGCCCTTATAAAACGCTGCTAGACCTGAAAGGCAAAACCATTTCTGTGCCCTTCGGTTCTTCGGCCCACGGCATGGTTCTAAAGTCTCTCCAAGATGCAGGACTCGACCCGAAAAAGGATGTCACCTTAGTCAGTCAATCTCCGGAAGTGGGGGGCAGCAGTTTACAGAAAAGCCAGATTGATGCCCACGCTGACTTTGTGCCCTACGGCGAGCTATTTCCGTTTCGAGGTTTCGCCCGCAAGATTTTGGATGGAGCCCAAGCAGGCACACCCACTTTTCATGGGGTAGTGGTGCGTTCAGACTTTGCTGAAGCCAACCCAGAAATTGTAGTGGCTTATCTCAAAGCGGTGCTGGAAGCGAACAAACTCTTTCGCGAGCAACCAGAAGTTGTCGCTAGCAACATTCAAAAATGGTCTGGGATTGAAAAAGAAGTGGTTTATATGTTCTTGGGGCCTTCTGGCATTCAAAAACTTGATCCCAGAATCCAGTCTTATCAGTTGACAGCGCTCAAAAATAGCGTCATCACCCTCAAGCAAATCGGCAAATTAGATGCCAGCGTCAACCCCGATGATGTGGCAACTTGGGCAGATGATAGCTATCTCAAACAAGCGGTTCAAGAGTTGGGCGTGAGTGAAGCTGAGCTTGGCACTATAGCCGACCAAAATGTGATCAGCGGTAAAGATGCGCTGACCCAAGAGCCGATCACTGAGCCTAAGTTAGCTGCTCAAGTTTGGGTTGAAGGTGAGGATAAAGTGACTAACTTCGCCTCGATCAAAAATATGGTGACGGCGCTAGACAAGCTCAAAAAAGAGGGCAAAGCCCCCAGTGTGATATTTGTCCACGATCGCGCCAATGGCTGGAAATTGTTCGCCGAAAAGTCCTTCTATGTGCAAAACGGTGATGAAGTCGCAGCCTTCTTGCTAGAACCCGATGCTCAAGCGTTTGCGGAGAAAGCAGGCGCTAAGGTTGCTGACTTTAACGGCCTACAGACACTCTACGCTCAAAGCGCTCAACCCGCCGCGATCGCTGCCAAGTAG
- a CDS encoding acetyl-CoA C-acyltransferase, producing MQDAYIVSSVRTAVGKAPRGTLRNMRPDDMGAIAVKGAIAKVGGLEPKEIDDIIVGCSFPEAEQGFNLGRVIAQRAGLPDTVAGCTVNRFCASGLQTIAMATQAVMTGQADVMVAGGAETMSLIPMGGHAMLPNPGLMTSTPQVYCTMGLTAENVVQQYHVSREDQDAFALRSHQRALAAIQAGKFEEETIPLPIHETLYVDGELKTVDMMFQVDEGPRADTSLEALAKLPSVFRMGGSVTAGNSSQMSDGAAATIIMSQRKIDELGVKPMGRLLGFTVAGVPPEVMGIGPVEAIPKVLKQVGLSIDDIGLIELNEAFAAQSLAVIRKLGLNEEIINVNGGAIALGHPLGMTGAKLTATILHEMKRRGVRYGLVTMCVGGGMGAAGVIENLML from the coding sequence ATGCAAGATGCATATATTGTGAGCAGCGTTCGGACGGCAGTGGGTAAAGCGCCCCGTGGTACCCTCCGTAACATGCGTCCTGACGATATGGGCGCGATCGCAGTCAAGGGAGCGATCGCCAAAGTCGGAGGGCTAGAACCAAAGGAGATTGATGACATCATCGTAGGTTGCTCCTTCCCTGAAGCGGAGCAAGGATTTAACTTGGGGCGAGTGATTGCCCAGCGAGCAGGATTACCTGACACGGTTGCAGGCTGTACCGTAAACCGCTTCTGTGCGTCGGGATTGCAGACGATCGCGATGGCGACTCAAGCGGTAATGACCGGACAAGCCGACGTGATGGTGGCGGGGGGTGCCGAAACCATGAGCCTGATCCCGATGGGGGGTCATGCCATGCTGCCTAACCCAGGCCTGATGACTTCCACGCCGCAAGTTTACTGCACGATGGGATTGACGGCTGAGAATGTGGTGCAGCAATATCATGTTTCTCGCGAAGACCAAGATGCCTTTGCCTTGCGATCGCACCAGCGAGCTTTAGCAGCCATTCAAGCAGGCAAATTTGAGGAAGAAACCATTCCGCTCCCTATCCACGAGACGTTGTATGTCGATGGCGAACTCAAAACTGTAGACATGATGTTCCAAGTGGATGAAGGTCCACGCGCGGATACCAGTCTGGAAGCTTTAGCCAAACTGCCCTCTGTGTTCCGCATGGGCGGGAGTGTGACGGCGGGAAATTCCTCCCAAATGTCGGATGGAGCTGCCGCCACAATCATCATGAGCCAACGCAAGATAGATGAATTGGGCGTAAAACCAATGGGGCGGTTGTTGGGTTTCACTGTGGCTGGTGTGCCTCCAGAAGTGATGGGAATTGGCCCAGTCGAAGCGATTCCTAAAGTGCTCAAACAAGTCGGCTTAAGCATAGATGACATTGGCTTGATTGAACTCAATGAAGCTTTTGCAGCCCAGTCTCTAGCGGTAATCCGTAAACTGGGTCTCAACGAGGAGATCATCAACGTCAATGGTGGCGCGATCGCTCTAGGACATCCACTTGGTATGACCGGAGCCAAACTCACCGCTACCATCCTGCATGAGATGAAACGCCGGGGTGTGCGCTACGGCTTAGTGACGATGTGCGTGGGTGGCGGCATGGGCGCTGCGGGCGTGATTGAAAACCTGATGCTTTAG
- a CDS encoding acyl-CoA dehydrogenase produces MFPIPFAIALSFSLVLFLILGYLGVPLLAWSLYTASVLAVFQAPVWLWIGFGIIALVLNLPLLRRSLLTSPLMQAIQALKLLPSISDTEKAAIEAGTVWVDGEFFSGAPNLKRMSNEPYPNLSAKAQAFIDGPVEQVCRMATDWEINRRKDLPPEVWSYLKRERFFGMMIPQEYGGLGFSNLTYSAVMVKLASRSFIHTATVGVTNSLGPAKLLLHYGTQAQKDYYLPRLSRGEEMPCFALTEPTAGSDAASITSEGIVFRGEDEKLYLLLNFRKRYITLGAIATLIGLAFKLRDPENLLGKGEHVGITCALIPADTPGLVLGKRHDPMGVPFYNSPVEGHNVVVSIDQIIGGSEQAGQGWKMLMQSLAAGRGISFPASCTGIAKLVTRVASAHAVVRRQFGLSIGRFEGVEEPLARIAGLTYLMEAARICTCAAVDNGEKPAVVSAIAKYQFTELSRKLVNDGMDILGGSGICKGPRNLLANVYTAMPIPITVEGANILTRTLMIFGQGAIRCHPYVYQEVIALKEGNAIAFDHALWHHIGLLVRNSIRAILLSLSRGAIAQSPVSGPTAQYYRKLAWASATFATLTDIALIAFGGSLKRREKLTGRFADVLSWMYLGMATLRRYEAEGRNPEDLPLVHWSMQYAFAQIQLAFEGLFANLSIPVLGQAFQGPVLWWWRLNPIGTMPTDELGGKLAQSVEILGAVRDRLTTNIYVPSHPDEALGRLEQAFHLSIQAEGILQTIKTAIREGKLAPAKPEQLIDAALATGVITAAAAALIREAEAARNEAIQVDAFSLEEYQQGAQITTWPTHELMQHA; encoded by the coding sequence ATGTTTCCTATTCCCTTCGCGATCGCCCTCTCTTTTTCCCTGGTTCTCTTCCTGATTTTGGGTTATTTAGGAGTGCCGCTCTTGGCTTGGTCACTTTATACAGCGAGTGTTTTAGCCGTTTTTCAAGCACCTGTCTGGTTATGGATCGGATTCGGGATTATAGCTCTGGTGCTAAATCTCCCTTTGCTACGGCGATCGCTCCTGACATCTCCCTTGATGCAAGCGATTCAGGCCTTGAAGTTGTTGCCTAGTATCTCTGACACCGAGAAAGCGGCGATCGAGGCAGGAACGGTTTGGGTCGATGGAGAGTTTTTCTCTGGCGCACCTAACTTGAAACGGATGAGCAATGAACCCTATCCAAACCTGTCAGCCAAGGCTCAAGCATTCATTGATGGGCCTGTAGAGCAGGTTTGCCGTATGGCGACGGATTGGGAAATCAATCGCCGTAAAGACTTGCCGCCGGAGGTGTGGAGCTACCTGAAGCGAGAGCGTTTCTTTGGCATGATGATTCCGCAGGAGTATGGCGGGTTAGGTTTCTCCAATCTGACATACAGTGCGGTGATGGTGAAATTAGCATCGCGATCGTTTATCCACACCGCTACGGTTGGGGTGACGAATTCCCTTGGCCCCGCCAAACTGCTGTTGCACTACGGTACTCAAGCGCAAAAAGATTATTATCTCCCTCGGTTGTCGCGCGGAGAGGAGATGCCTTGTTTTGCTCTCACTGAACCCACTGCTGGTTCTGATGCTGCCAGTATCACCTCAGAGGGGATTGTGTTCCGGGGTGAGGATGAGAAACTATATCTGCTGTTGAACTTCCGCAAGCGCTATATCACTTTAGGCGCGATCGCTACCCTAATCGGCTTGGCCTTCAAACTCCGCGACCCCGAAAATCTTTTAGGCAAAGGAGAACACGTTGGTATTACCTGCGCCTTAATTCCAGCAGATACACCGGGTCTAGTGTTGGGCAAACGCCACGATCCAATGGGAGTGCCATTTTACAACTCTCCGGTTGAAGGTCATAATGTCGTCGTTTCCATTGACCAGATTATTGGCGGTAGCGAGCAGGCAGGCCAAGGCTGGAAGATGTTGATGCAAAGCTTGGCAGCAGGCCGTGGCATCAGTTTCCCAGCCTCTTGTACCGGAATCGCCAAATTGGTGACGCGAGTTGCCAGTGCCCACGCAGTGGTACGACGACAGTTTGGGCTATCGATTGGGCGCTTTGAAGGCGTAGAGGAACCGTTGGCTCGGATTGCTGGACTCACCTACCTGATGGAAGCCGCTCGCATCTGCACCTGTGCCGCCGTAGACAATGGGGAAAAGCCAGCAGTTGTCTCCGCGATCGCCAAATATCAATTCACTGAGCTATCGCGCAAGTTAGTGAATGATGGCATGGATATCCTTGGTGGTTCGGGGATTTGCAAAGGCCCGCGTAACTTGTTGGCTAATGTTTACACGGCCATGCCCATCCCAATCACAGTGGAAGGCGCAAATATTCTCACCCGTACCCTGATGATCTTTGGTCAGGGCGCGATTCGTTGTCATCCTTATGTTTATCAAGAAGTGATAGCTCTCAAGGAGGGAAATGCGATCGCTTTTGACCATGCGCTCTGGCATCACATCGGCTTGCTAGTCCGCAACAGCATCCGAGCGATTTTGCTCAGCCTCTCTCGTGGGGCGATCGCTCAGTCTCCTGTCTCTGGCCCCACGGCGCAGTATTACCGCAAACTTGCTTGGGCATCCGCTACCTTCGCCACTCTCACAGACATAGCCTTAATTGCTTTTGGCGGTTCCTTGAAGCGGCGGGAGAAACTAACCGGACGTTTTGCCGATGTTCTCTCCTGGATGTATCTAGGCATGGCAACCCTGCGCCGCTACGAAGCAGAAGGACGCAACCCAGAAGATCTCCCTTTGGTACATTGGTCGATGCAATATGCCTTTGCTCAGATTCAACTGGCATTTGAAGGGCTGTTTGCGAACCTATCGATTCCAGTTTTGGGTCAAGCCTTCCAGGGTCCAGTCCTCTGGTGGTGGCGGCTTAATCCTATTGGTACGATGCCAACCGATGAACTCGGTGGTAAATTGGCTCAAAGTGTAGAGATACTTGGAGCGGTGCGCGATCGCCTCACTACCAATATCTACGTTCCTTCCCATCCTGATGAAGCATTAGGACGATTGGAGCAAGCCTTCCATCTCTCGATTCAAGCCGAAGGCATCCTGCAAACAATTAAAACTGCTATTCGTGAGGGCAAATTAGCACCCGCCAAACCAGAACAACTGATTGATGCAGCTTTAGCAACGGGTGTGATTACGGCAGCAGCAGCGGCTCTAATCCGAGAAGCCGAAGCTGCACGTAATGAAGCCATTCAGGTAGATGCATTCTCGCTAGAAGAGTACCAACAAGGCGCACAAATCACCACTTGGCCCACCCACGAACTAATGCAACATGCGTAA
- the cysE gene encoding serine O-acetyltransferase, producing MVLADFRTIYERDPAARNWLEILFCYPGLQALQFHRLAHWLYGLRIPLVPRLVSQLSRFLTGIEIHPGAQIGKGVFIDHGMGVVIGETAIVGDYALIYQGVTLGGTGKETGKRHPTLGEHVTVGVGAKVLGNIQIGNYTRIGAGSVVLRNVPSDSTVVGIPGRVIPQDRTSAGTGANSSLRDVEAEVIQLLFERVKFLEQQINQLQSQTSLPHASNPASDPAFVPPVKTNSDLMIEEFLNGAGI from the coding sequence ATGGTGTTAGCAGATTTTCGGACCATTTACGAGCGAGATCCAGCAGCCCGGAATTGGCTGGAGATCTTATTTTGCTATCCGGGACTGCAAGCCTTACAGTTCCATCGCTTGGCCCACTGGCTATATGGTCTGAGAATTCCTTTGGTGCCCCGATTAGTGTCTCAACTCAGCCGTTTTCTAACTGGCATTGAAATCCATCCGGGAGCCCAGATTGGCAAGGGTGTCTTTATCGACCACGGCATGGGAGTGGTGATTGGGGAAACCGCCATAGTGGGTGACTATGCTTTGATTTACCAAGGAGTGACCTTGGGTGGAACGGGCAAAGAAACGGGCAAGCGGCACCCCACACTAGGAGAGCATGTCACCGTTGGCGTAGGCGCGAAGGTGTTAGGAAATATCCAAATTGGCAATTATACCCGGATTGGTGCAGGCTCAGTGGTGCTACGAAATGTCCCTAGCGACAGTACTGTTGTGGGCATTCCAGGACGAGTCATCCCTCAAGATCGCACCAGTGCTGGAACAGGCGCCAATAGCAGCTTACGAGATGTGGAAGCAGAAGTAATCCAGCTATTGTTTGAGCGAGTTAAATTCTTGGAGCAGCAGATCAACCAGTTGCAATCACAAACTTCTTTGCCTCATGCCTCTAACCCAGCGTCTGACCCAGCATTTGTGCCGCCTGTAAAAACTAACTCCGACTTGATGATTGAAGAATTTCTCAACGGCGCGGGAATCTAA
- a CDS encoding Crp/Fnr family transcriptional regulator, producing MSISLLSRTQSASTNPRQFAPRSLLPLEAESLWKIETGVVRALSWLEDGTVVTLGLWGAGEIVGKALAQIDPYQLECLTKVEATRLHIENWQETQAALLAHIQQAGELTLIRSHRRVDMMLLKLLNWLGKKFGRQVEQGQLIDLRLTHQDIADILGSTRVTITRTLNQLEQQGLIRRLSLQRIVLQEEEVWHYEI from the coding sequence ATGTCCATCTCCTTGCTATCTCGAACTCAGTCTGCATCAACGAATCCACGGCAGTTTGCGCCGCGATCGCTGTTGCCATTGGAAGCGGAAAGCCTTTGGAAAATTGAGACGGGAGTAGTTCGAGCCCTGAGCTGGCTAGAGGACGGCACTGTCGTGACGCTGGGCTTGTGGGGAGCAGGAGAAATTGTCGGCAAAGCGTTGGCACAGATTGACCCCTATCAATTGGAGTGCCTGACTAAAGTAGAAGCAACGCGGCTGCACATCGAGAATTGGCAGGAAACTCAAGCTGCTTTGCTCGCTCATATTCAACAAGCGGGAGAGCTAACGCTGATTCGTAGCCATCGTCGGGTGGATATGATGCTACTGAAGCTGTTGAATTGGTTAGGTAAAAAGTTTGGTCGTCAAGTTGAGCAAGGACAACTGATCGATCTCCGCCTCACCCATCAGGACATCGCTGATATTCTCGGCTCTACTCGCGTCACCATTACCCGCACGCTCAATCAGCTAGAGCAACAGGGACTGATTCGTCGCCTATCCCTCCAGCGTATTGTGCTGCAAGAAGAAGAAGTTTGGCACTATGAAATTTAG
- a CDS encoding ferritin-like domain-containing protein — translation MNIFTYALHLVGSAATAYVYARQIRDPLTRPNIVAGFQLAESGSVPFLEALRDRAAAEGDAWLAEKLGRHAADERRHGQIFAQALKQLNKQVIDFKQLAKQAEERKPEERRSPFFAAYFDGYSQADLKPENIDWIVFMASTYILELDASRDFAQMAQVLPDDDLRSASLKKGMFSIAKDETGHAAYLYEALERRLSAAQVVELVDEWRSRKVNALLAMVGNLVQKNGQMPSLVQDGAPTEAHPEPSELQAAA, via the coding sequence ATGAATATCTTCACTTACGCCCTCCATTTAGTCGGTTCTGCGGCTACGGCTTATGTCTATGCCCGTCAAATTCGTGATCCCCTCACTCGACCTAATATCGTCGCGGGATTCCAATTAGCTGAGTCTGGCTCAGTACCGTTTCTAGAAGCATTACGCGATCGCGCCGCTGCCGAAGGAGATGCTTGGCTGGCGGAGAAACTCGGTCGCCATGCAGCGGATGAACGGCGACATGGGCAAATCTTTGCTCAAGCATTGAAGCAACTCAACAAACAAGTGATTGACTTCAAACAACTAGCGAAGCAAGCCGAGGAACGCAAACCTGAAGAGCGTCGTAGTCCTTTCTTTGCTGCTTATTTTGATGGTTATTCTCAGGCTGATCTAAAGCCAGAAAACATAGACTGGATCGTGTTTATGGCCAGCACATACATCCTGGAACTCGATGCCAGCAGAGACTTTGCTCAGATGGCGCAAGTTCTCCCTGATGATGACCTGCGGAGTGCCAGCCTGAAAAAAGGCATGTTTAGTATCGCCAAGGATGAAACTGGACATGCCGCTTATCTGTACGAAGCTCTAGAGCGTCGCTTGTCTGCTGCTCAAGTGGTTGAGTTGGTAGATGAATGGCGATCGCGCAAAGTCAATGCTTTATTAGCCATGGTCGGAAATCTGGTGCAGAAAAACGGTCAGATGCCTTCCTTAGTGCAAGATGGCGCTCCCACAGAAGCTCATCCTGAACCATCAGAACTTCAGGCAGCAGCCTAA